The sequence GGATACCGCGCGGCGTGCTGCTGGTCGGGCCGCCGGGAACCGGTAAGACGCTGCTGGCGCGCGCTATCGCCGGTGAGGCGAAAGTGCCGTTCTTTAGCATCTCGGGTTCGGACTTCGTGGAAATGTTCGTCGGTGTCGGTGCGGCTCGTGTGCGCGACATGTTCGAGCAGGCCAAGAAACACGCACCGTGCATCGTGTTCATCGACGAAATCGACGCGGTCGGCCGTCATCGTGGCGCCGGCATGGGCGGCGGTAACGACGAACGCGAACAGACGTTGAACCAGATGCTGGTTGAGATGGACGGCTTCGAAGCGAACTCCGGTGTAATCGTGATCGCTGCAACGAACCGTTCGGACGTGCTCGATAAGGCGCTGCTGCGTCCGGGCCGTTTCGACCGTCAGGTGTATGTCGGTCTGCCGGACATTCGCGGTCGTGAGCACATCATGAAGGTTCACCTGCGCAAGGTGCCGATTTCGAATGACGTCGACGCAGCGGTGATCGCACGCGGCACGCCGGGCTTCTCGGGCGCCGACCTCGCGAACCTCGTGAACGAAGCGGCACTGTTCGCGGCTCGCCGCGGCAAGCGCATCGTCGAGATGAACGACTTCGAAGACGCGAAAGACAAGATCTTCATGGGTCCGGAGCGCAAGTCGGCCGTTATCCGCGAAGAATCGAAGCGCGCCACCGCGTACCACGAGTCGGGTCATGCGGTGATCGCCAAGCTGTTGCCGAAGGCCGATCCGGTGCATAAGGTCACGATCATTCCGCGCGGCCGTGCACTTGGCGTGACGTGGCAGTTGCCGGAGCACGACAACGAAACGTACTCGAAAGACTACTTGCTGGATCGTCTGGCGATCCTGTTCGGTGGTCGCGTAGCGGAAGAGCTGTTCCTGAACCTGATCAGCACCGGCGCATCGGACGACTTCAACAAGGCCACGCAAACCGCGCGCGCCATGGTGGCTCGCTTCGGTATGACGGACGCGCTCGGACCGATGGTCTACGTTGACGACGAAAACGACGCAACGCCGTTTGGGCGCGGTTTCACGCGGACCATTTCGGAAGCGACGCAGCAAAAGGTCGACGCGGAAATCCGTCGCGTGCTGGACGAGCAGTACAACCTCTCCAAGCGCCTGCTGGACGAAAACCGCGACAAGGTCGAAGCCATGACCGCCGCTTTGATGGAGTGGGAAACGATCGACGCCGATCAGATCAACGACATCATGGCAGGTCTTCCGCCGCGTTCGCCGAAGACCAGCAGCTCGACACCGTCGGCAAGCGACGCCTCGTCGGGCGGCAGCCCGGGCACCGAGGTCAAGCCGGGTAGCGCGACCGCGCCGGCTTGATGAGCCAAGAGTAGAAAGTGCGGGCCGGTGTGTTTTCACACCGGCCCGTTTTGCATTTATCTCGTTTTTTTAATGCATCGCTACGTGTCGAAAGTCGATTTTTCTCCCGCTCCGTTGCCCGAGCCGCTGCAATGCGGACGCTTCAAGCTGACCTTTGAACGCCCGTTGGTCATGGGCATTCTGAACATCACACCGGACTCGTTTTCCGACGGCGGTCAATACGCCATGCGCGGCGATGCGCTGCGCCAGGCCGAGCGTATGCTGCTCGACGGCGCGGATATCATCGATATTGGCGGCGAGTCCACCCGGCCTGGTGCGCCACCAGTGCCGCTCGATGAAGAGCTTGAACGGGTGATTCCGCTCGTCGAGCAACTTCGCGCGGCGAACGTGCCGTTGTCGATCGATACCTACAAGCCCGAAGTGATGCGCCATGCGTTGAGCGCAGGCGCCGATCTGATCAACGACATTTGGGGCTTCCGCATGTCCGGTGCCATCGACGCGGTACGCGGCAGTAACTGTGGTCTATGTGTAATGCATATGCTCGGCGAGCCGCAAACCATGCAGCTCGGCGAGCCTGTCTATGATGATGTCGTCGGCGAAGTCCGGCAGTTTCTCGAGGAACGTGTGGCCGCGTTAACGCAAGCAGGTGTTGCGCGCGCTCGTATCAGCGTGGATCCGGGCTTCGGCTTCGGCAAGGCGGTCATCGAACACAACTACACTTTGCTCGCGCACCTGCGGGACACGGCGCCGCGGGCCAATCCGCCGTATCCGATTCTCGCGGGTATGTCGCGTAAGTCGATGGTCGGCGCGGTAATTGGGCGTCCGGCGCCGGAGCGCGTCGCCGGCAGCGTCGCCGCGGCGGTGTGCGCCGCCGAGCGGGGCGCCGCGATTCTGCGTGTGCATGACGTCGCGCAAACAGTGGATGCATTGAAAGTGTGGGCAGCCATGCGCGATGCGGCGATGAGCCGCCCGCAGGCTAGAACCTGAAAAAGCGAAGGAGGAAGATAAAACATGGCACGTCGTTATTTCGGAACGGATGGGATTCGAGGCAAGGTCGGCGAAGGCCCGATTACGCCGGAGTTTGTGTTGCGACTCGGCTACGCGGCCGGCAAAGTGCTCGCGGGCGCGGACCGCTGGGCTAAAAGCGGCGCCCGGCCGACCGTGCTGATCGGCAAAGACACGCGGGTGTCGGGCTATATGCTCGAAGCCGCGCTGGAAGCCGGTTTCTCGGCGGCAGGCGTCGACGTGATGCTGGCCGGCCCGATGCCGACTCCCGGTGTCGCCTACCTGACGCGTGCGTTGCGGCTCGCCGCGGGCGTCGTGATCAGCGCGTCGCACAATCCGTACTACGACAACGGCATCAAATTCTTCTCCGCCGACGGCAACAAGCTGCCCGACGAAGTGGAATTGCAGATCGAAGAGCAGCTCGATTTGCCGCTCTCCTGCGCGGCTTCCGAGCAGCTCGGCAAGGCGCGACGTCTCGACGACGCCGCCGGCCGCTACATCGAGTTCTGCAAGAGCACGTTCCCCGCCGCGTTCGACCTGCGCGGACTGAAGCTGGTGGTGGATTGTGCGCATGGTGCCGCCTACGACATCGCGCCGCACGTGTTCCACGAACTCGGCGCGGACGTGATCCCGATCGGCGTCGCGCCGAACGGCTTCAACATCAACGACGGCGTCGGCGCGACCGCGCCGGACGCGCTGGTGCGCGCGGTGCGCGCGAACCACGCCGACCTCGGCATCGCGCTCGACGGCGACGCCGATCGCCTGCAGATCGTCGACGCTGCCGGCCGCCTGTATAACGGCGACGAATTGCTGTACGTGCTGGTCAAGGATCGCGTTGCGACCGAAGGCAAGGTGGAAGGTGCGGTCGGCACCTTGATGACCAACATGGCGGTCGAAGTCGCGCTGCAACGAGATGGCGTGAAGTTCGTCCGCGCGGCGGTGGGCGACCGCTACGTGCTTGAGCAGTTGCGCGAGCACGGCTGGCAGCTCGGAGCGGAAGGCTCCGGCCACATTCTCTCCCTTGACCGCCATTCGACCGGCGACGGCATTGTCTCCGCGTTGCTCGTGCTGGCCGCCATGAAGCGCAG is a genomic window of Paraburkholderia bryophila containing:
- the ftsH gene encoding ATP-dependent zinc metalloprotease FtsH is translated as MNNNMFSKAAVWLVIALVLFTVFKQFDKPRVQEGVSYSQFMDDAKAGKVKNVIVQGRNLTVTPADGQKYQIVSPGDIWMVGDLMKYGVQVSGKADDEPNALVSALYYLGPTILIIGFWFYMMRQMQGGGKGGAFSFGKSRARLIDENNNAINFTDVAGCDEAKEEVSELVDFLRDPQKFQKLGGRIPRGVLLVGPPGTGKTLLARAIAGEAKVPFFSISGSDFVEMFVGVGAARVRDMFEQAKKHAPCIVFIDEIDAVGRHRGAGMGGGNDEREQTLNQMLVEMDGFEANSGVIVIAATNRSDVLDKALLRPGRFDRQVYVGLPDIRGREHIMKVHLRKVPISNDVDAAVIARGTPGFSGADLANLVNEAALFAARRGKRIVEMNDFEDAKDKIFMGPERKSAVIREESKRATAYHESGHAVIAKLLPKADPVHKVTIIPRGRALGVTWQLPEHDNETYSKDYLLDRLAILFGGRVAEELFLNLISTGASDDFNKATQTARAMVARFGMTDALGPMVYVDDENDATPFGRGFTRTISEATQQKVDAEIRRVLDEQYNLSKRLLDENRDKVEAMTAALMEWETIDADQINDIMAGLPPRSPKTSSSTPSASDASSGGSPGTEVKPGSATAPA
- the folP gene encoding dihydropteroate synthase codes for the protein MGILNITPDSFSDGGQYAMRGDALRQAERMLLDGADIIDIGGESTRPGAPPVPLDEELERVIPLVEQLRAANVPLSIDTYKPEVMRHALSAGADLINDIWGFRMSGAIDAVRGSNCGLCVMHMLGEPQTMQLGEPVYDDVVGEVRQFLEERVAALTQAGVARARISVDPGFGFGKAVIEHNYTLLAHLRDTAPRANPPYPILAGMSRKSMVGAVIGRPAPERVAGSVAAAVCAAERGAAILRVHDVAQTVDALKVWAAMRDAAMSRPQART
- the glmM gene encoding phosphoglucosamine mutase, which codes for MARRYFGTDGIRGKVGEGPITPEFVLRLGYAAGKVLAGADRWAKSGARPTVLIGKDTRVSGYMLEAALEAGFSAAGVDVMLAGPMPTPGVAYLTRALRLAAGVVISASHNPYYDNGIKFFSADGNKLPDEVELQIEEQLDLPLSCAASEQLGKARRLDDAAGRYIEFCKSTFPAAFDLRGLKLVVDCAHGAAYDIAPHVFHELGADVIPIGVAPNGFNINDGVGATAPDALVRAVRANHADLGIALDGDADRLQIVDAAGRLYNGDELLYVLVKDRVATEGKVEGAVGTLMTNMAVEVALQRDGVKFVRAAVGDRYVLEQLREHGWQLGAEGSGHILSLDRHSTGDGIVSALLVLAAMKRSEQTLADLLDGVTLFPQKLINVRMKPDADWKGSDAIRRAIGHAEEALNGRGRVLIRASGTEPVLRVMVEAEHADDAIRHAEAIAGAVKQATA